From Acinetobacter suaedae, one genomic window encodes:
- the ftsB gene encoding cell division protein FtsB, with the protein MLEVFQSTSSKVILLLAVVLIASLQYRFWLGEGGYIPHQALTQQIQQQAEINTELKERNRILAAEVFDLKNGSEAIEEHARLDLGLIKPNETFVQMSTISTQYKPIYIDPNAKVDTATNEN; encoded by the coding sequence ATGTTAGAAGTTTTTCAATCTACTTCAAGTAAAGTGATTTTATTACTTGCGGTTGTTTTAATCGCAAGCTTACAGTATCGCTTTTGGCTAGGTGAGGGAGGCTATATCCCTCATCAAGCGTTAACTCAACAGATTCAACAACAAGCGGAAATCAATACCGAGTTAAAAGAACGCAATCGTATTTTGGCAGCTGAAGTTTTTGATTTAAAAAATGGAAGTGAAGCGATTGAAGAACATGCTCGTTTAGATTTAGGTTTGATCAAACCTAACGAAACATTTGTGCAAATGAGTACGATTAGTACCCAATATAAACCAATTTATATTGATCCAAATGCGAAAGTAGATACTGCGACCAATGAGAACTAA
- the ispD gene encoding 2-C-methyl-D-erythritol 4-phosphate cytidylyltransferase produces the protein MRTKLWAVVPAAGSGSRFSKTELKQYQYIQNQTVLEHTVNRLHTLDLEGCVLAIGEQDNFAQTLSFQHQDKMHFCLGGSERVHSVLNALIYLSNIADENDWVLVHDAARPCVTSTCLQDLVCSAIEADKNSILAIPVRDTLKRVEAENQIEKTVSRNFLWQAQTPQMAKLKDLKHAIEVALANQVVITDEASALEHIGQPVQVVQGRSDNIKITYKDDLELARLILQSQIAN, from the coding sequence ATGAGAACTAAGCTATGGGCGGTTGTACCAGCAGCAGGTTCTGGCAGTCGTTTTTCAAAAACTGAATTAAAACAATATCAATATATCCAAAATCAGACTGTGCTTGAGCACACGGTTAATCGTCTTCATACATTAGATTTAGAGGGTTGTGTCCTTGCCATAGGTGAGCAAGATAATTTTGCTCAGACACTATCTTTCCAGCACCAAGACAAAATGCATTTTTGTTTGGGTGGTTCAGAACGTGTTCATTCTGTATTGAATGCTCTCATATATTTATCGAATATTGCTGATGAAAATGATTGGGTGCTTGTACATGATGCTGCACGACCATGCGTTACATCAACTTGTTTACAAGACTTAGTATGTTCAGCAATTGAAGCTGATAAAAACTCAATTCTGGCGATCCCAGTTCGAGATACTTTGAAGCGAGTTGAAGCTGAAAATCAGATAGAAAAAACTGTAAGCCGTAATTTTTTGTGGCAAGCACAAACACCACAAATGGCAAAGCTTAAAGATTTAAAACATGCGATAGAAGTGGCTCTAGCAAATCAGGTTGTCATTACTGACGAAGCCAGTGCTTTGGAGCATATTGGTCAGCCAGTACAAGTTGTACAAGGACGATCTGATAACATCAAAATTACATATAAAGATGATTTAGAACTTGCACGTCTTATTTTGCAATCTCAAATAGCCAACTAG
- a CDS encoding DUF6438 domain-containing protein — translation MKKLLIAGLFTFSLVGCASTPQQPQNTTQETIRYSSSPCFGTCPIYSVEVSPNGSVHFDGKQYTKVTGTQDLSVDPSVYRKLQEELKTYRPETGANVKTTGCEETASDQPNAYFSWKSPDGTVTNLSHYMGCISPANAELNKLIEKLPKLIGIEDFVS, via the coding sequence ATGAAAAAATTACTAATTGCTGGGCTTTTTACCTTCTCATTGGTTGGTTGTGCATCTACTCCTCAACAACCTCAGAATACAACACAAGAAACAATTCGCTATTCATCTAGCCCATGTTTCGGTACTTGTCCTATTTATTCTGTTGAAGTTTCTCCTAATGGTTCAGTCCACTTTGATGGTAAACAATATACTAAAGTAACAGGAACTCAAGATCTTTCAGTTGATCCTTCTGTTTATAGAAAACTACAAGAAGAATTGAAAACTTATCGCCCTGAAACAGGTGCGAATGTTAAAACTACGGGGTGTGAAGAGACTGCATCTGACCAACCGAATGCTTATTTTTCGTGGAAAAGTCCAGATGGTACGGTTACGAACTTAAGTCATTATATGGGATGTATTTCACCAGCAAATGCTGAGTTAAATAAACTTATTGAGAAGTTACCTAAATTGATTGGAATTGAAGATTTTGTAAGTTAA
- a CDS encoding RES family NAD+ phosphorylase: protein MTAIEQNLWQSCEGNKHVSPLSGTLYRLVESQEQIATRQLVDTLEEQALLEDMLELVKPPYPPKSEHLHYLLKTPFRYPPLKWGSRFGRTFEPSIFYGGCSVNVTLAESAYYRFVFWHSMDGTPKKKTIRSEHTLFSVGYHCNKGLRLQSPPFDQYLDLIAHPTNYSYAQQLGTAMRNEGIEIFEYPSARASDHAICVGLFTAEHFSQHSPLNREQWFCDIGADEVIFKAVEGSSIVRFELSQFLQQGIFPMPA, encoded by the coding sequence ATGACTGCCATTGAGCAAAATTTATGGCAAAGTTGTGAAGGAAACAAACACGTCTCACCTTTATCCGGTACTTTATATCGTTTAGTTGAAAGCCAAGAACAAATTGCAACAAGACAATTGGTGGATACTTTAGAAGAACAAGCATTGTTAGAGGATATGTTAGAGTTAGTCAAACCGCCATATCCTCCAAAGTCAGAACATTTACATTATTTACTCAAAACACCGTTTCGTTATCCACCATTAAAATGGGGATCGCGTTTTGGCCGTACTTTTGAACCAAGTATTTTTTATGGTGGATGTAGTGTAAATGTGACCTTGGCTGAATCAGCTTATTATCGCTTTGTATTCTGGCACTCAATGGATGGTACACCAAAGAAAAAAACGATACGCAGTGAGCATACTTTATTTTCAGTAGGCTATCATTGCAATAAGGGTCTTCGTTTACAATCCCCTCCTTTTGATCAATATCTAGATCTAATTGCTCATCCTACAAATTATAGTTATGCACAACAATTAGGCACAGCAATGCGGAATGAAGGAATTGAGATCTTTGAATATCCATCAGCTCGAGCAAGTGATCATGCTATCTGTGTCGGATTGTTCACTGCAGAGCATTTTAGCCAGCATAGCCCTTTAAATCGAGAACAATGGTTCTGTGACATAGGTGCTGATGAAGTTATATTTAAAGCAGTGGAAGGATCTAGTATTGTTCGCTTTGAATTATCGCAGTTTTTACAACAAGGTATTTTTCCAATGCCAGCATAG
- a CDS encoding MbcA/ParS/Xre antitoxin family protein, with amino-acid sequence MSALLKQPADKKVVLAKAVLNAAEQLDLKQIQLAAILGVHRTAISRLKNNPELDPASKQGELALLLIRLSRALYALTGGDTDWMRHFMNTPNRVTGGIPVEQIESISGLVSVLQFVDAIRGKV; translated from the coding sequence ATGAGTGCATTATTAAAACAACCCGCAGACAAAAAAGTAGTTCTTGCAAAAGCAGTACTCAATGCCGCTGAGCAACTTGATTTAAAACAAATACAACTTGCCGCCATTTTAGGTGTACATCGCACAGCGATTAGTCGACTAAAAAATAATCCTGAATTAGATCCAGCATCTAAACAAGGTGAGTTAGCATTGTTGCTTATTCGTTTGTCACGTGCATTGTATGCACTAACTGGCGGAGACACGGATTGGATGCGTCATTTTATGAACACACCAAATCGTGTGACAGGCGGTATTCCTGTTGAACAAATTGAAAGTATAAGTGGATTGGTTTCAGTTCTTCAATTTGTCGATGCAATTCGAGGTAAAGTATGA
- a CDS encoding YeeE/YedE family protein: MHSIWMALIGGVILGIAVVGYLYVNGRIAGVSGLLAQLLQPKTFLHSPALWFLLGLFVTPFIYQLFIEPEIIIKSSPLGLIVAGLLVGFGTRLGSGCTSGHGICGISRLSIRSIVATVTFMSAGIATVYIIRHLIR; encoded by the coding sequence ATGCATAGCATCTGGATGGCTTTGATCGGTGGCGTAATACTTGGAATCGCCGTTGTTGGCTATTTATATGTCAATGGACGGATTGCGGGAGTTAGTGGCTTACTAGCACAGTTACTGCAACCTAAAACTTTTCTACATAGTCCAGCATTATGGTTTCTATTGGGATTGTTTGTCACACCATTTATTTATCAGCTATTTATTGAGCCTGAAATTATCATTAAATCATCACCATTGGGGTTAATTGTAGCTGGGCTTTTGGTTGGCTTTGGTACACGTTTAGGTTCAGGCTGTACGAGTGGTCATGGTATTTGTGGGATCAGTCGATTATCAATAAGGTCAATTGTTGCAACAGTTACTTTTATGTCCGCAGGTATAGCAACCGTATATATCATTCGCCATTTAATAAGGTAA
- a CDS encoding DUF6691 family protein encodes MKNLFAFIFGSLFAIGLMVSGMSNPEKVLGFLDIFGDWDISLMFVMVGAILVAIIPFQRAIRNPRTLFGEKINLPANTQIDKNLIIGALLFGVGWGIAGVCPAPALTLIGLGHPEAWYFIGAMLLGIYFHYVWAKR; translated from the coding sequence ATGAAAAATTTGTTTGCTTTTATATTTGGCAGCTTATTTGCTATTGGCTTAATGGTTTCTGGAATGTCTAACCCTGAAAAAGTATTGGGATTTCTGGACATTTTTGGTGATTGGGATATTAGCTTAATGTTTGTGATGGTTGGAGCTATTTTGGTTGCCATCATTCCATTTCAAAGAGCAATTCGAAATCCTAGAACATTATTTGGTGAAAAAATTAATTTGCCAGCAAATACTCAAATTGATAAGAATTTAATTATTGGTGCATTGCTGTTTGGTGTTGGATGGGGCATTGCTGGAGTATGTCCAGCACCAGCTCTTACATTAATTGGTTTAGGTCACCCAGAAGCTTGGTATTTTATCGGAGCAATGCTGTTAGGCATATATTTTCATTATGTTTGGGCTAAACGATAA
- a CDS encoding MBL fold metallo-hydrolase: MQHPQVKAFFDENTNTFSYVVSDVETNVCAVIDSVLDYDPASASTKTTHADEIIEYIQENHLRVEWILETHVHADHLTASQYLKERLGGKIAMSEKISIVQETFSSIYNLDVKTFNSHQTFDYLFKDHEHFMIGKLDAYNIPTPGHTPACLSYVIGDSVFVGDTLFMPDYGSARCDFPKGSADILFDSVQKLYELPDKTRVFLCHDYKPKGRNDYICETSIHAQRETNIHINKLTAKQDFVQMRQARDATLSMPKLILPSIQINMDAGRFPAPEANGVRYLKLPFNYFSH; this comes from the coding sequence ATGCAACATCCTCAAGTTAAAGCTTTTTTTGATGAAAACACAAATACGTTTAGCTACGTGGTTAGTGATGTAGAGACTAATGTCTGTGCTGTAATTGATAGTGTATTGGATTACGATCCAGCTTCTGCTTCAACAAAAACGACACATGCTGATGAAATTATTGAGTATATTCAAGAAAATCATTTACGCGTAGAGTGGATACTAGAAACACATGTTCATGCAGATCATTTGACCGCATCTCAGTATCTCAAAGAGCGTTTAGGCGGCAAGATTGCGATGAGTGAAAAAATTAGTATTGTGCAAGAGACCTTTAGCTCTATATACAATCTTGATGTAAAGACATTTAATTCACACCAAACTTTTGATTATCTTTTTAAAGATCATGAACATTTTATGATTGGCAAATTGGATGCTTACAATATCCCTACACCAGGACATACCCCAGCTTGTTTGAGTTACGTGATTGGTGATTCTGTCTTTGTTGGTGATACATTGTTCATGCCAGATTATGGATCGGCTCGTTGTGATTTTCCGAAAGGTAGTGCAGATATTTTGTTTGATTCGGTCCAAAAGCTATATGAATTGCCAGATAAAACGAGAGTTTTTCTGTGTCATGATTATAAACCTAAAGGAAGAAATGACTATATTTGTGAAACAAGTATTCATGCGCAGAGAGAGACAAATATTCATATAAACAAACTCACAGCGAAGCAGGATTTTGTCCAAATGAGGCAGGCGCGTGATGCAACTTTGTCTATGCCAAAACTTATATTACCTTCTATACAAATCAATATGGATG